In Actinoplanes derwentensis, the following proteins share a genomic window:
- a CDS encoding serine/threonine-protein kinase, whose translation MPVSPLRPHDPRELGDYTLLGVLGEGGMGAVYQGRGRDGRLVAVKMIRTEFAAVEEFRARFRSEVNRARQVPPFSTAAVLDADPDHNPPYLVVEYVDGPDLAEVVAENGPLRDGALHSVAVGVATALVAIHGAGVVHRDLKPRNVLFALGAPKVIDFGIARATESTSEHTRTGQLVGTVSYMAPERLDGPVTAVTPAVDVFAWGAVVAYAANGQGPFHGDSSTAIAVRILTREPDLGNLTGALRTAVERALSKNPGDRPTAPELLQLLLATEPATDVLSSHADKPRSRLPRVLLATAAASVLAAGAAIPIRLAADHASDPGTTASSAAALPSPTPLLADPLTKAALWKAGKNAKGGTCEYDKNGLRVTTTSAPEFFCLGPKKTLPELHTMTFTLESVGLGSCAVARFRQGDVNLYSAHFCEYDFELVTNRDDGALPAQFQNLLFTGRGPRVITIRVRKDTVRVWIDGTEMLSEPTPFVGTLNGRLDLGVERSAGSDEPAETVLSGIEFWAR comes from the coding sequence ATGCCGGTCTCCCCGCTGCGCCCGCACGACCCCCGCGAACTCGGCGACTACACCCTGCTGGGAGTGCTCGGCGAAGGTGGCATGGGCGCGGTCTACCAGGGGCGTGGCCGGGACGGCCGCCTGGTGGCGGTGAAGATGATCCGCACCGAGTTCGCCGCGGTCGAGGAGTTCCGCGCCCGGTTCCGCAGCGAGGTCAACCGGGCCCGCCAGGTTCCTCCGTTCTCGACCGCCGCGGTGCTGGACGCCGACCCGGATCACAACCCGCCGTACCTGGTGGTCGAATACGTCGACGGCCCGGACCTGGCGGAGGTGGTCGCGGAGAACGGGCCGCTGCGGGACGGGGCGTTGCACAGTGTCGCGGTCGGGGTGGCCACCGCCCTGGTGGCGATCCACGGGGCCGGCGTGGTGCACCGCGATCTCAAACCGCGCAACGTGCTGTTCGCGCTCGGCGCCCCGAAGGTGATCGACTTCGGGATCGCGCGCGCGACCGAGTCGACCAGCGAGCACACCCGTACCGGGCAGTTGGTCGGCACGGTCTCCTACATGGCGCCGGAACGTCTCGACGGGCCGGTGACCGCGGTGACCCCGGCGGTCGACGTCTTCGCCTGGGGCGCGGTCGTCGCCTACGCCGCCAACGGTCAGGGCCCGTTCCACGGCGATTCGAGCACCGCGATCGCGGTTCGGATCCTCACCCGCGAACCGGATCTCGGCAACCTGACCGGCGCGCTGCGCACCGCGGTGGAGCGCGCGCTGTCGAAGAATCCCGGTGACCGGCCGACCGCGCCCGAACTGCTCCAGTTGCTGCTGGCAACCGAGCCGGCCACGGACGTCCTGAGCAGCCATGCGGACAAACCTCGCAGCCGTCTGCCGAGGGTGCTGCTGGCCACGGCCGCGGCCAGTGTGCTGGCCGCCGGGGCGGCGATTCCGATCCGGCTGGCCGCCGACCACGCCTCGGACCCCGGCACCACAGCCTCGTCGGCTGCCGCCCTGCCCTCACCGACTCCCCTGCTGGCTGATCCGCTGACCAAGGCCGCCCTGTGGAAGGCGGGCAAGAACGCGAAGGGCGGGACCTGCGAGTACGACAAGAACGGCCTGCGGGTGACGACGACATCCGCGCCCGAGTTCTTCTGCCTCGGTCCCAAGAAGACCCTCCCCGAGCTGCACACGATGACGTTCACCCTGGAGTCGGTGGGTCTCGGCTCCTGCGCCGTCGCCCGTTTCCGGCAGGGGGACGTGAATCTCTACTCCGCCCATTTCTGCGAGTACGACTTCGAACTCGTCACGAACCGCGATGACGGCGCGTTGCCGGCGCAGTTCCAGAACCTCCTGTTCACCGGCCGGGGTCCCCGGGTGATCACCATCCGGGTTCGCAAGGACACG
- a CDS encoding GNAT family N-acetyltransferase translates to MHLRQYGGADRGLTEALEMDGVVKRNLGGVLTRAEAVEVHRHRLAASARGDRFWTVIDDQDEPVGVVGIWSTVWAGGVIDEVGWMLVPAAHGRGLGRRAADLLVERARADDRYTVIHAFPAVDNPASNAICRFLRFSQIGDADLDYAGRPLRCAHWTLDVSG, encoded by the coding sequence ATGCACCTGCGACAGTACGGTGGCGCCGATCGTGGGCTCACTGAGGCGCTGGAGATGGATGGTGTCGTCAAACGGAACCTCGGTGGGGTGCTCACCAGAGCCGAGGCCGTTGAGGTCCACCGTCATCGACTCGCTGCGTCGGCGCGGGGTGACCGTTTCTGGACGGTGATCGATGATCAGGACGAGCCGGTCGGTGTGGTCGGGATCTGGTCGACGGTGTGGGCCGGTGGTGTCATCGACGAGGTGGGCTGGATGCTGGTGCCGGCCGCACACGGGCGGGGACTTGGCCGGCGCGCGGCAGATCTGCTGGTGGAGCGGGCGCGGGCGGACGACCGGTACACCGTGATCCACGCGTTTCCGGCGGTGGACAATCCGGCGTCGAACGCGATCTGTCGTTTTCTTCGGTTCAGCCAGATCGGTGACGCTGATCTGGACTACGCCGGTCGTCCGTTGCGCTGTGCTCACTGGACATTGGACGTGTCAGGCTGA
- a CDS encoding DUF4232 domain-containing protein, whose product MSRNPFLTAVPVLALLTTLTACAGSTEETAEPAAASPAGKPATSRPATATTTRVPVKGECAAADLAVSISPQQTGETDELGMVIITNNGRRNCTVKGWLTLALHNAAGEPVDVPTQNVNEPGAPTTVKIQKGGSAFAGIKWTQCDKSDAACGVGNAIGWSLDGTVKDTFAELDSLPDPEQNTLTMKALKVGTFQPVRQGVVAW is encoded by the coding sequence GTGTCGCGTAACCCGTTCCTGACGGCCGTCCCGGTGCTCGCCCTGCTGACCACCCTGACCGCCTGTGCCGGATCCACCGAGGAAACCGCCGAGCCGGCCGCGGCGTCGCCGGCCGGCAAGCCCGCCACCAGCAGACCCGCGACCGCGACCACCACCAGGGTGCCCGTCAAAGGCGAGTGCGCCGCCGCGGACCTCGCGGTCAGCATCTCTCCCCAGCAGACCGGTGAGACCGACGAGCTCGGCATGGTCATCATCACCAACAACGGCCGTAGGAACTGCACGGTGAAGGGCTGGCTGACGCTCGCGCTCCACAACGCGGCCGGCGAGCCGGTCGACGTGCCCACCCAGAACGTCAACGAGCCCGGCGCGCCGACGACCGTCAAGATCCAGAAGGGCGGGTCGGCGTTCGCCGGTATCAAGTGGACCCAGTGTGACAAGTCCGACGCCGCGTGCGGTGTCGGGAACGCCATCGGCTGGTCGCTCGACGGCACCGTCAAGGACACGTTCGCCGAGCTGGACAGCCTTCCGGATCCGGAGCAGAACACCCTCACCATGAAAGCGCTCAAGGTTGGCACCTTCCAGCCCGTCCGCCAGGGCGTCGTCGCCTGGTGA
- a CDS encoding PI-PLC domain-containing protein, whose amino-acid sequence MKQAWWSQVDEAAQLLASRLNALVAVAARNGVYRPPPGTPAPRRRRQPASLRHLAEVIRTNRLAPGMSVDKDDVAAVLAGDPQSVTDPVLVLAVARAAHLIAEVPLEDADADRFAVAAAHVSALIDAARQADERAPDLVPVPLLPVEPVVIDAYFTTRRPGRHRALIAAVLGVLVLAGFAAFRSVGQREPPPEVTAPAPAAVGTVTPLAHADSRDDYLHPRPVLDALDHGFTGLDVDVVLHDGSLLLCHHVDGDVCEDPRGNRIAAKPFDETYLRGLESRVNTHGGRVYPGFHQQVLLFVEITCVTDASGCALPADRAEAATDPNNPLVVARTIMDALVPYRGMLFHVEETARFWGPVQVVITGDHNNDRLPAGVDGDDSVRGLLARQAGTYAFLDGTFALDRDQHNADLVPVISFPNPATDQNCTGAGEKPIQLKHWDDVFKAQTTGHHVRVWDPWDCVDRTHFWTDALYGGVDYLSSSHLAPLGEWLTTNAAGGGGGACAVPEWIETERLNGQYCTLITGEVPVMSRPDPNSAPAGSLARGGSIWFLGQQPGESHKNASQHNFWWAYTRADNGQWGWVSLIHFTDGLLDQSAEGLQYSCYDIRPGESADCHPL is encoded by the coding sequence GTGAAACAAGCGTGGTGGAGTCAGGTCGATGAGGCGGCACAACTGCTGGCTTCCCGACTGAACGCTCTGGTGGCGGTGGCCGCGCGAAACGGCGTCTACCGCCCGCCGCCGGGAACGCCCGCGCCCCGGCGGCGCCGGCAGCCCGCCTCCCTGCGGCACCTCGCCGAGGTCATCCGGACCAACCGGCTGGCTCCCGGGATGTCCGTGGACAAGGACGACGTCGCGGCGGTCCTCGCCGGGGATCCGCAGTCGGTCACCGATCCGGTTCTCGTTCTCGCGGTCGCCCGCGCCGCCCATCTCATCGCCGAGGTGCCCCTCGAGGACGCCGACGCCGATCGGTTCGCCGTGGCGGCCGCCCACGTGTCGGCGCTGATCGACGCGGCCCGGCAGGCGGACGAACGTGCGCCGGACCTGGTGCCGGTGCCCCTCTTACCGGTGGAACCCGTCGTCATCGACGCCTACTTCACCACTCGCCGGCCCGGCCGGCACCGGGCGCTGATCGCCGCTGTTCTGGGCGTCCTGGTGCTCGCCGGTTTCGCGGCCTTCCGCAGCGTCGGACAGCGGGAACCGCCGCCCGAGGTGACGGCCCCGGCTCCGGCCGCGGTGGGGACGGTGACGCCGCTCGCCCACGCCGACTCCCGCGACGACTATCTCCATCCGCGGCCGGTCCTCGACGCGCTCGATCACGGTTTCACCGGTCTCGACGTCGACGTCGTCCTCCACGACGGCAGCCTCCTGCTCTGCCATCACGTCGACGGCGACGTCTGCGAGGACCCGCGCGGCAACCGGATCGCCGCGAAGCCCTTCGACGAGACCTATCTGCGAGGCCTCGAGAGCCGGGTGAACACCCACGGCGGCCGGGTGTACCCGGGTTTCCACCAGCAGGTCCTGCTGTTCGTCGAGATCACCTGCGTGACCGACGCCTCCGGCTGCGCGTTGCCGGCCGACCGGGCCGAGGCGGCCACCGACCCGAACAATCCGCTGGTGGTCGCGCGCACGATCATGGACGCTCTGGTCCCGTACCGCGGCATGCTCTTTCATGTCGAAGAGACCGCACGGTTCTGGGGCCCGGTGCAGGTGGTCATCACCGGCGATCACAACAACGACCGGCTTCCCGCTGGGGTCGACGGCGACGATTCGGTACGAGGACTTCTTGCGCGTCAGGCCGGCACCTACGCGTTCCTCGACGGAACCTTCGCCCTCGACCGGGACCAGCACAACGCGGACCTGGTCCCGGTGATCAGCTTCCCGAATCCCGCCACCGACCAGAACTGCACGGGTGCCGGCGAAAAACCGATCCAGCTCAAGCACTGGGACGACGTCTTCAAAGCCCAGACCACCGGCCATCACGTACGGGTGTGGGATCCGTGGGACTGCGTTGATCGGACCCACTTCTGGACCGATGCCCTCTACGGTGGCGTCGACTATCTCAGCAGCAGTCACCTGGCCCCGCTGGGAGAATGGCTCACCACCAACGCCGCCGGAGGTGGTGGCGGCGCCTGCGCCGTTCCCGAATGGATCGAAACGGAGCGGCTCAACGGGCAGTACTGCACCCTGATCACCGGTGAGGTGCCGGTCATGAGCCGCCCCGATCCCAATTCCGCGCCCGCCGGTTCACTCGCGCGGGGCGGTTCCATTTGGTTCCTGGGCCAGCAACCGGGCGAATCGCACAAAAACGCTTCGCAACACAATTTCTGGTGGGCCTACACCCGAGCCGACAACGGACAGTGGGGCTGGGTCTCGCTGATCCACTTCACTGACGGCCTGCTCGACCAGTCCGCCGAGGGCCTGCAATACAGCTGCTACGACATACGCCCCGGCGAAAGCGCTGACTGCCACCCGCTCTGA
- a CDS encoding N-acetyltransferase: MGDLVVTTAAEDVGLASRLGDLADPEIAEFLYQDAVSIALFDALSLRFPEYTLIGVDPACPRVPVAVLYTVPFTWIPDPAADLPPGGYDEVLLRAAEDQLTGRRGNLVSAVLALVRPDARGRGFSALMLAAARSNAAALGHASLVAPVRPTRKHLHPQMTMAEYAARVRDDGLPQDPWLRVHARAGGRMVAVAPNSMSVSAPLSRWRQWTGLPFDTAGPVVVPGGLTPVHCDLAEDIAVYVEPNVWFHHQIVDGVAR; encoded by the coding sequence GTGGGCGATCTGGTCGTCACCACGGCAGCTGAGGACGTCGGCCTGGCTTCCCGGCTGGGTGACCTGGCTGATCCCGAGATCGCCGAGTTCCTCTACCAGGATGCGGTGTCGATCGCCCTGTTCGATGCGCTCAGTCTGCGCTTTCCGGAGTACACCCTGATCGGCGTGGACCCGGCGTGCCCGCGGGTACCCGTCGCCGTGCTGTACACCGTTCCGTTCACCTGGATCCCGGACCCGGCGGCCGACCTTCCCCCCGGCGGATACGACGAGGTCCTGCTCCGCGCCGCTGAAGATCAACTGACCGGCCGTCGGGGCAATCTGGTATCCGCGGTGCTGGCTCTGGTCCGACCGGATGCGCGCGGCCGGGGATTCTCGGCCCTGATGCTGGCAGCCGCGCGAAGCAACGCCGCCGCCCTCGGCCATGCCTCATTGGTCGCGCCGGTCCGGCCGACCCGCAAGCATCTCCATCCGCAGATGACAATGGCCGAGTATGCCGCCCGGGTCCGCGACGATGGCCTGCCGCAGGATCCGTGGCTGCGGGTGCACGCCCGCGCCGGGGGACGCATGGTGGCGGTGGCACCGAACTCCATGTCGGTGAGCGCGCCACTGAGCCGATGGAGGCAGTGGACCGGGCTGCCGTTCGACACGGCCGGCCCGGTCGTCGTCCCCGGCGGGCTCACACCCGTGCACTGCGACCTGGCGGAGGACATCGCCGTCTATGTCGAGCCCAACGTGTGGTTCCACCACCAGATCGTTGATGGAGTGGCCCGCTGA
- a CDS encoding aminotransferase class I/II-fold pyridoxal phosphate-dependent enzyme encodes MITDAHERWEHSPANQGVIGLQRAGLWDQVIEEIDGRRIRIGDRWLVDFASCNYLGFDLESEIAAAATEQISRWGTHPSWSRMLGSPRLYPAIEERLTGLLGAPAALVLPTISQIHLAAIPALAGDGLIFLDQRAHKTVYDGCVHARATGATVQRFRSNDFDHLAELLHEAPGQVTKLVCMDGVNSMTGNTPDLARFAALCRTHDASLYIDDAHGFGVLGEQPTASSPYGIRGNAVVRHHDVGYDNIVLVGGFSKAYSSMLAFIACSPGVKRKLKVTMPTYLYSGPVPVASLATVLAGFDVNDDRGDDIRADLHRKTARVLDHLRVLRAATPNHSGFPLIEVPVADPADLHEVGRRLLEQGVYTTLAPYPGVPRDQVGFRIQMTAANTDEQVDLLLDVLTRLNDDPPGEGPAFRRVSQPDTSNVQ; translated from the coding sequence GTGATCACCGATGCGCATGAGCGATGGGAACATTCACCGGCCAACCAGGGCGTCATAGGCCTGCAACGAGCCGGCCTATGGGACCAGGTCATCGAGGAGATCGACGGCCGCCGCATCCGGATCGGTGATCGCTGGCTGGTCGACTTCGCCTCCTGCAACTACCTGGGATTCGACCTCGAATCCGAGATCGCCGCGGCCGCCACGGAACAGATCAGCCGCTGGGGCACTCATCCGAGTTGGTCACGCATGCTGGGCAGCCCCCGGCTCTACCCGGCAATCGAGGAAAGACTCACCGGCCTGCTGGGCGCACCCGCGGCGCTGGTCCTCCCCACCATCTCCCAGATCCACCTGGCGGCGATCCCGGCCCTGGCCGGCGACGGTCTGATCTTCCTCGACCAGCGCGCTCACAAGACGGTCTACGACGGCTGCGTTCACGCCCGGGCCACCGGCGCCACCGTCCAACGGTTCCGGAGCAACGACTTCGATCATCTCGCGGAACTACTCCATGAAGCTCCTGGCCAGGTCACGAAACTGGTCTGCATGGACGGGGTCAACAGCATGACCGGCAACACCCCCGATCTCGCCCGATTCGCAGCATTGTGCCGAACCCACGACGCCAGCCTCTACATCGATGACGCCCACGGGTTCGGAGTGCTCGGCGAACAGCCCACCGCCAGTTCTCCCTACGGCATTCGCGGCAACGCCGTGGTGCGCCACCATGACGTCGGATACGACAACATCGTGCTGGTCGGCGGCTTCTCCAAGGCATATTCGTCGATGCTGGCCTTCATCGCCTGCTCGCCCGGCGTCAAGCGCAAGCTCAAGGTCACCATGCCGACCTACCTGTATTCCGGGCCGGTTCCGGTGGCCTCGCTCGCGACCGTGCTGGCCGGCTTCGACGTCAACGACGACCGCGGGGACGACATCCGCGCCGATCTCCACCGTAAGACCGCCCGAGTCCTGGATCACTTACGCGTGTTGCGAGCGGCGACCCCCAACCACTCCGGATTCCCCCTGATCGAGGTGCCGGTGGCCGACCCGGCCGACCTCCACGAGGTGGGGCGGCGGCTCCTGGAGCAAGGCGTCTACACGACTCTGGCGCCGTACCCCGGGGTGCCGCGCGACCAGGTCGGGTTCCGGATCCAGATGACCGCCGCGAACACCGACGAGCAGGTGGATCTGCTCCTCGACGTTCTCACGCGGTTGAATGACGATCCTCCCGGAGAAGGGCCGGCATTCCGCCGCGTGAGTCAGCCTGACACGTCCAATGTCCAGTGA